One genomic segment of Pseudomonas fortuita includes these proteins:
- a CDS encoding YkgJ family cysteine cluster protein, with translation MNCREGCGACCIAPSITSAMPRMPNGKPAGERCLHLTAANLCDLFGKPERPAVCGGFKADVEVCGSDRDEAIRILGWWEQMTAA, from the coding sequence ATGAACTGCCGTGAAGGCTGTGGTGCTTGCTGCATCGCCCCGTCCATCACGTCTGCGATGCCGCGCATGCCCAATGGCAAGCCGGCTGGTGAGCGCTGCCTGCACCTGACGGCTGCCAACCTGTGCGACCTGTTCGGCAAGCCCGAGCGGCCGGCGGTATGTGGCGGCTTCAAGGCAGATGTCGAGGTGTGCGGCAGTGACCGTGATGAGGCAATCAGGATTCTTGGCTGGTGGGAGCAGATGACGGCGGCGTGA
- a CDS encoding START domain-containing protein, translating to MRSFKRIALLCGVGVLLSPAAWAENWQVAKDEEGIKVSLSEVAGSKYKAYQGVTVIKAPLAKVQALQEDVAGACAWIHECKSQKLLKHEGDQSWTYTQFNTPWPVTPRDSILHVTTVKGADGSLVRNLKEEPTYLPEEKGYVRVAKVEGFWKLVPKGDSTEVTYQVHTEPGGSVPAMVANKFVVDAPFNTLKGLRERAEKN from the coding sequence ATGAGATCGTTCAAGCGAATTGCACTGCTGTGTGGCGTGGGTGTTCTGCTGTCGCCTGCGGCCTGGGCCGAAAACTGGCAGGTGGCCAAGGACGAGGAGGGCATCAAGGTATCCCTCAGTGAAGTGGCCGGGTCCAAGTACAAGGCTTATCAGGGCGTCACCGTAATCAAGGCGCCGCTGGCCAAGGTGCAGGCGTTGCAGGAAGACGTGGCCGGGGCCTGCGCATGGATTCATGAGTGCAAGTCGCAGAAGCTGCTCAAGCACGAAGGTGATCAGAGCTGGACCTACACCCAGTTCAATACCCCTTGGCCGGTAACGCCGCGAGATTCGATTCTGCACGTGACCACTGTCAAGGGAGCGGACGGCAGCCTGGTGCGTAACCTGAAGGAAGAGCCGACCTATCTGCCGGAAGAGAAGGGCTATGTGCGGGTGGCCAAGGTTGAGGGCTTCTGGAAGCTGGTACCCAAGGGCGACAGCACGGAAGTGACCTACCAGGTGCACACCGAGCCGGGGGGTAGCGTGCCGGCGATGGTGGCCAACAAGTTCGTGGTGGACGCGCCGTTCAATACCCTGAAAGGGCTGCGGGAGCGGGCTGAGAAAAACTGA
- a CDS encoding aminotransferase-like domain-containing protein: MTNLLLYQRIAQQLADDIRRGVYQPGERVPSVRKMSAQLNVSHATVLQAYANLEDQGLIRARPQSGYYVHQTPALTAQTPDIARVERPGLVTRASIIQQVLTEARRDGVFPFGAAVPHVDYLPVRALHQQIAKVTRFHSPRAFSYMFSPGFEPLRRQIAIRMRDAGVLVDPREVIVTHGCVDALQMSLRVLTRPGDLIAAESPTYYGLLQLADLLGLKVIEIPSDPSTGISLEALQLAANQWSIKALVLTARLSNPLGGTVPEERQKQLLRLASDFDIQIVEDDIYGELMFEQGKTKALKAFDRLDRVIYCSSFSKTLSPGVRVGWMIAGRYQDEIQRLQTFTTHSACSVTQMGVAAYLENGGYDRHLRYIRQEYRKNLSAYQLAVQQHFPEGTQMTRPTGGFILWISLPGRVNTQELHVRALEQGISIAPGLIFSNTEQFNHCIRLNCGIPWNKEAERAVMTLGLLAQQLCREPALTLL, translated from the coding sequence ATGACCAACCTGCTGCTGTACCAGCGTATCGCCCAGCAACTGGCCGATGACATCCGTCGCGGTGTCTACCAGCCAGGCGAGCGTGTACCCTCCGTGCGCAAGATGAGTGCCCAGCTCAATGTCAGCCATGCCACGGTGCTGCAGGCTTATGCCAACCTCGAAGACCAAGGGCTTATCCGCGCGCGGCCGCAGTCGGGCTACTACGTGCACCAGACGCCGGCCCTGACTGCGCAAACGCCGGACATTGCCCGGGTGGAGCGCCCCGGTCTGGTCACCCGCGCCAGCATCATCCAGCAAGTGCTGACCGAGGCGCGCCGTGATGGCGTGTTCCCGTTTGGTGCTGCGGTGCCGCATGTCGACTACCTGCCGGTCCGTGCCCTGCATCAGCAAATTGCCAAGGTCACCCGCTTTCACAGCCCGCGCGCGTTCAGCTACATGTTCAGCCCCGGCTTTGAGCCGTTGCGCCGGCAGATCGCCATTCGCATGCGCGATGCTGGCGTGCTGGTCGACCCCCGTGAAGTGATCGTGACCCATGGCTGCGTCGATGCCCTGCAAATGTCATTGCGCGTGCTGACCCGCCCGGGCGATCTGATTGCGGCCGAGTCGCCGACGTATTACGGCTTGCTGCAACTGGCCGACCTGCTGGGCCTGAAAGTGATCGAAATCCCCAGTGACCCGTCCACCGGCATCAGCCTTGAAGCCTTGCAACTGGCGGCCAACCAGTGGTCGATCAAGGCCCTGGTGCTGACCGCCCGCCTGAGCAACCCGTTGGGCGGCACTGTTCCTGAAGAGCGGCAGAAGCAGTTGCTGCGCCTGGCGTCGGACTTCGACATCCAGATCGTCGAGGACGACATCTATGGCGAGTTGATGTTCGAGCAAGGCAAGACCAAGGCGCTGAAGGCATTCGACCGGCTGGACCGGGTGATCTACTGTTCAAGTTTCTCCAAAACCTTGTCCCCTGGTGTGCGCGTTGGCTGGATGATCGCCGGGCGCTATCAGGACGAGATACAGCGCCTGCAGACCTTCACCACTCATTCGGCCTGCAGCGTGACGCAGATGGGCGTGGCGGCCTACCTGGAAAATGGCGGCTACGACCGGCACCTGCGTTACATACGCCAGGAGTATCGCAAGAACCTCAGCGCCTACCAGTTGGCGGTGCAGCAGCACTTCCCGGAGGGTACCCAGATGACTCGGCCGACGGGCGGTTTCATCCTCTGGATAAGCTTGCCCGGGCGGGTCAATACCCAGGAGCTGCATGTGCGGGCGCTGGAGCAGGGCATCAGCATTGCGCCGGGGTTAATATTCAGTAACACAGAACAGTTCAATCACTGCATTCGCCTTAATTGCGGCATCCCGTGGAACAAGGAGGCCGAGCGGGCAGTGATGACGCTGGGTTTGCTGGCTCAGCAGTTGTGCAGGGAGCCTGCGCTCACACTTTTGTAA
- a CDS encoding DUF4398 domain-containing protein: MRTQPLILALAVLGLAGCANDPAPDEQMRISEQALEQARAVGATEQVETLKMAEDKLARAKTNMLTEDYRDARMRAEQAELDARLAEAQVLNQKSEEQLQLLQSRVKRLRKQLEVQP; encoded by the coding sequence GTGAGAACCCAACCACTAATCCTTGCCTTGGCCGTGCTCGGCCTGGCTGGCTGCGCCAATGATCCGGCCCCTGACGAGCAGATGCGCATTTCCGAACAGGCACTGGAGCAGGCCAGGGCCGTAGGTGCCACCGAGCAGGTCGAGACGCTGAAGATGGCTGAAGACAAGCTGGCCCGGGCCAAGACCAACATGCTGACCGAAGATTACCGCGATGCGCGCATGCGCGCCGAGCAGGCCGAACTGGATGCTCGCCTGGCCGAGGCCCAGGTGCTGAACCAGAAGAGCGAAGAGCAGTTGCAGCTGCTGCAGTCGCGGGTCAAGCGCTTGCGCAAGCAGCTGGAGGTGCAGCCATGA
- the gltA gene encoding citrate synthase, which produces MADKKAQLVIEGAAPVELPILTGTVGPDVIDVRGLGATGHFTFDPGFMATASCESKITYIDGDKGILLHRGYPIEQLAEQSDYLETCYLLLNGELPNAEQKAQFVSTVKNHTMVHEQLKSFFNGFRRDAHPMAVMCGVVGALSAFYHDSLDINNPQHREISAVRLVAKMPTLAAMVYKYSMGQPMMYPRNDLSYAENFLHMMFNTPCEIKPISPVLAKAMDRIFILHADHEQNASTSTVRLAGSSGANPFACIAAGIAALWGPAHGGANEAVLTMLDEIGDVSNIDTFIAKAKDKNDPFKLMGFGHRVYKNRDPRATVMKQTCDEVLRELGIKNDPQLELAMRLEEIALTDPYFIERSLYPNVDFYSGIILKAIGIPTSMFTVIFALARTVGWISHWKEMLSSPYKIGRPRQLYTGEQKRDITALKDRK; this is translated from the coding sequence ATGGCTGACAAAAAAGCGCAGTTGGTCATCGAGGGCGCTGCCCCCGTCGAGCTGCCCATTTTAACCGGCACCGTTGGTCCTGATGTAATCGACGTCCGCGGGTTAGGGGCCACTGGTCACTTCACCTTCGACCCCGGTTTCATGGCGACCGCCTCGTGCGAGTCGAAGATCACCTATATTGACGGCGACAAAGGTATCCTGCTGCACCGCGGCTACCCGATCGAGCAACTCGCCGAACAGTCCGACTACCTCGAAACGTGCTACCTGCTGCTCAACGGCGAACTGCCGAATGCCGAGCAGAAGGCCCAGTTCGTCAGCACCGTCAAGAACCACACCATGGTTCACGAGCAGCTGAAGTCCTTCTTCAACGGCTTCCGCCGCGACGCTCACCCGATGGCGGTGATGTGTGGCGTAGTCGGCGCCCTGTCGGCGTTCTATCACGACTCCCTGGACATCAATAACCCGCAACACCGCGAAATTTCCGCGGTGCGCCTGGTCGCCAAGATGCCGACCCTGGCCGCGATGGTTTACAAGTACTCCATGGGCCAGCCGATGATGTACCCGCGCAACGACCTGTCGTACGCGGAAAACTTCCTGCACATGATGTTCAACACCCCGTGCGAGATCAAACCGATCAGCCCGGTGCTGGCCAAGGCAATGGACCGGATCTTCATCCTCCATGCCGACCACGAGCAAAATGCCTCCACCTCTACCGTTCGCCTGGCCGGCTCGTCGGGTGCCAACCCGTTCGCCTGTATCGCCGCCGGTATCGCCGCACTGTGGGGCCCGGCCCATGGCGGTGCGAACGAAGCCGTACTGACCATGCTCGATGAAATCGGCGATGTCTCGAACATCGACACCTTCATCGCCAAGGCCAAGGACAAGAACGACCCGTTCAAGCTGATGGGCTTCGGTCACCGCGTGTACAAGAACCGCGACCCGCGTGCTACCGTCATGAAGCAGACCTGCGACGAAGTCCTGCGCGAGCTGGGCATCAAGAACGACCCGCAGCTGGAACTGGCCATGCGCCTCGAAGAGATCGCCCTGACCGATCCGTACTTCATCGAGCGCTCGCTGTACCCGAACGTCGACTTCTACTCGGGGATCATCCTCAAGGCGATCGGCATTCCGACCAGCATGTTCACCGTGATCTTCGCCCTGGCACGTACTGTCGGCTGGATCTCGCACTGGAAAGAAATGCTCTCCAGCCCGTACAAGATCGGCCGTCCGCGCCAGCTGTACACCGGCGAGCAAAAACGCGATATCACTGCACTGAAAGACCGCAAGTAA
- a CDS encoding OmpA family protein, with the protein MIRRTPLAALALLALAAALQGCASQRSSAALEEASATFAKVKDDSDVLRSAPRDVIRAGESLARAERLSSYIGTGSDVRHYAYLSQRYSEIASEHAKLALNQERQAKLDLERQRLQLALREAKLASVQQQGKWVESQIAALASEQADRGLVMTLGDVLFDTGRADLKNSASRTVLKLVQFLQLNPRRVVRIEGYTDSTGAAEDNLNLSRDRAQAVADMLVDLGIDEKRLQVEGYGDQYPIEANASERGRAQNRRVEIVFSDDKGKLAPAR; encoded by the coding sequence ATGATCCGCCGTACGCCATTGGCCGCGTTGGCGTTGCTGGCGCTGGCAGCAGCCTTGCAAGGTTGCGCCAGCCAACGCAGCTCTGCAGCGCTGGAGGAAGCCAGTGCCACTTTCGCCAAGGTCAAGGATGATTCCGATGTGCTGCGCAGTGCGCCGCGTGACGTGATCCGCGCGGGCGAGTCGCTGGCCCGTGCCGAGCGCCTGTCCAGCTACATCGGCACCGGTTCCGATGTGCGTCATTACGCTTACCTGAGCCAGCGTTACAGCGAGATTGCCAGTGAGCATGCCAAGCTGGCGCTGAACCAGGAGCGCCAGGCCAAGCTTGACCTCGAGCGTCAGCGCCTGCAGCTGGCTTTGCGCGAGGCCAAGCTGGCCAGCGTGCAGCAGCAGGGCAAGTGGGTCGAGTCGCAGATCGCGGCGCTGGCTTCGGAGCAAGCCGACCGTGGCCTGGTGATGACCCTGGGTGACGTGCTGTTCGATACTGGGCGTGCCGACCTGAAAAACTCGGCCAGCCGTACCGTACTCAAACTGGTGCAGTTCCTTCAGCTGAACCCGCGACGGGTGGTGCGTATCGAGGGTTATACCGACAGCACTGGCGCCGCCGAGGACAACCTGAACCTGTCCCGTGACCGGGCGCAGGCCGTGGCCGACATGCTGGTGGACCTTGGCATCGACGAAAAGCGCCTGCAGGTCGAGGGCTATGGCGACCAGTACCCGATCGAGGCCAATGCCTCTGAGCGGGGCAGGGCGCAGAACCGCCGGGTGGAGATCGTCTTCTCCGACGACAAAGGCAAGCTCGCGCCGGCGCGCTGA